Part of the Halococcus saccharolyticus DSM 5350 genome is shown below.
GCGAACCCGGCAGCGAGTTCGCCGTCCGCGACCGCGTTCGAGATCAGGAACTCGTCGGGGTACTCCGAGATCCCCTGTTGTTGCATCCCCCGGAGCCAACTTTTTGCTCCCTGTTCGCCGCGGAGCAGCCGCATCGCCGTGATGAACGACTGGAAAGACCCGTAGGTCGGTGCCCAGCCCATCGAACCTTCGAGGGGCTGGGCGTCGGTGAATCGTTGGACCTTGTTCGGGATCTGATCCGCCGACAGCGTGTCCGTGTTGAAGGGGACGCTGCGCGCTCGGCCAGCGACGCCGACCCATTGATTGTCGGGACGGAACGACTCGGGAACCGGCTCCACGACATCTGTGGGGAGTTCCACGGTCGCGTCGTTGTCGGCGACGACGCCGAGCGCGCCGACATCGATCGCCCAGAACACGTCGGCGTTGGTCGATCCGCTGTTAACTTCCGTGATGAGCGTGTTCGCGAGTTGAGCGGACGAGGCCGTCCGGAGTTCGACGTTGAAATCCGGATACATCTGTCCGAGGAGGTCCAGGAACTCGGTGTACAGCCCGCCCTCACCGCCGCCGAGATAGATACTGAGTGTCCCCGAAAGGTCGGGCAGCTCGGCGATTCGCGTTCCGTCGAGCGGCGGACGACTCTCGACGAGCGGTCCGGAGCCCCTGAACGACTCGACGCCGAGCGGGCCGCTCGCGGTTGCGTTGCCGGTGGTGTTCCCACCGGTAGTGGCGTTGTCGCTTCCACCAGTTCCGTTTCCGCTGCTACCGTTTCCAGTACTACCGTTCCCGGAGCTGTTCGAGCCGCTCGCGTTCCCGTCGCTCCCGTTGCCCGACGACGAACAGCCGGCGAGCAGCGCCGCTCCAGCCGCCGCGCCCGACGAGCGAAGGAACCATCGACGGCCGACACCGGACGAGTCGCCCTGTTCGCGTCCTCGGTCGCGCCCGTTCGCCGTGGTATCGTCGCCACCTCGTCGCGTCATTGTCCTATATGATTTAGGACAGCCTAAAAACTCTGTCGTTCCCGAATCAGTCGTCGGCGGTCGCGGCGGCGTGCGTCGCGACCGAGCCCGGATCGAGTTCTTCGAGACAGTCGAGCCAGTCGTGCATGTGCTCGCCGACGTAGGTCAGGAACTCACCGTTCTCGAACTCTTCGAACTCTTCGAACTCGCCCGCGACGAGCGCGTCGGCCATCGCAGCGTACGCCCCGGCGTAGCTGTCGGCCCCCTCGGCGGCATCGTCGACGATCGCCCAGAGGTGTTCGTTGCATTCGAGCGCGGGGAGTTCTGATCGCAGATCGTCGAACGTCGAGCGCGGAGCTTTGTGGTGTTCACACAGCGGTCCGCCAGTGATGATCTCCGTATCGAGTACGTCACAGGCCCGTTTCAGAAACACGCCGCTCCAGATGTCGTCGAACCGGCCCACGTCCCACGGGTTGTCGTCCATCGGAAGCTGGTAGAACGCGGGGATCACCTCGCGCCGGAAGGCGAGGTTCATCGAGCAGACGGTGAGGTACTGACTCTCGCTCGCGACGAAATCCTCGCCGAAGTCCTCGCGCGAGAGTCTGGTCTCGGACTGCCCACGCAGATCGCCGTCGGCGAGGATGCGGGCCGCGTCGAGGTCGGGAACGTGCGTCCAGAGCCCCTGTGAGGCCACGACGCTATCGACGTGCGTCCGCTCGGTTTCGACGGTTTCGTCCATCGCGGAGTAGGGGTAGCCACGAGGATAGAGACCGTGGTCGTCGGCGTTGCGATGGAGGACGTTCACCCACTGCTCGTCCGAGCGGACCGACTCGATCTCGCCCTCGTACGCGAGGTTCGCGAGATGGCCGCCGAAGAAGTCGTCTTCGGGGTCAGGCCGGGTGTCGTCGTCGATGAAGATGCCGTACTCGAACTCGTTGGCCCAGAGGTACAGCAGCCCGAAGCTGGTTTCGGCGTGACTCGCCGCCGGTACGAGATGGGAAAAGTCCGCGACGCCCTGTTCCGCATACCACTCCTCGCGGGCGGTGCCGTCGAAGACCTCGCCCGTGAGGTCGAGTTCGTCGAGCATCGACGCCATCGCGTCGGTCTCACAGAAGTCCTCGGTTACGAGCACCACGTGGAGGCGGTCGGTATCGAACCCGTGCTGTCTTGCGTTCTCGGCGTACGATCGCATGCACTCGTACTCGCGGATCGTCGGTACGATGACGCAGATGTCGGCGGTCATTGCGATACAGTCGCTTTTTAGGACGGCCTAAAGAAACTGTCGTTGTGCAGTCGGATGGGGTTCGTCACCGCGTCGCCGTTCGGGTCGTGACGACACAGTGGCACATGCACGTCGCCGAGCGGCTGTAAAACGGGTTCTTCGATGGCCGTCGCGACCGGTAGGTGTCTCTGTGATCTTCGTGTTCTGATTGGTGCGCTCCCCAACCGCTGCTTGCGGCTGGATCGTCAGTTCGACTTGTCGCCGTCCTCCGCGCTGGAATCGTCCTCGTCGGGAAGGTCGACGGTCAGCGTGTGCGTTCCCGACTCGAACGTTCGAGTATCGCTATCGACGAACGTCTGCTGGGCCTCGGTCTCGGGACTCCAACCGGGGCCGATCTTCTCGTAGCTCGCGAGCGTGAGCGTCACGGATTCGCCGTCGGCGACCGTGAACGTGGTCGTCGCAGTGCCGTTTTCGACGGTGATGTTCCGGCTCTCGATCCGATCGGCCATCGACTCATCGGTGATGAACTCGCCCTCGGAGCGTCGCGTGATCGGTTCGGCAGTGCTGCCGTGGGCGAATCGGAGGAGTTCGTCGTTTCGGTAGGTGCCGTTCGGTCCCCGCAGATTCTCGATCGGCTCACCGACCACGAAGTCGACCTGGTAGTACGTTTCCCCTGTCGCTCCGTCACCGAGGAAGCCGAGCGCGTCGCGTTCCGCGTCCGTGAGCCGGCCGTCGCTCAGCGCCTCGGCGAGCGCCCGCAACTGATCGTCAGTGAGGTCGCCACCCGCGATGGCGTCGGCGACTGCCTCGCGCTGCGCGTCGGTCAGTCCGTCGCCGGCGAGCGTGTCGGTGATTGCGGTGATCTCCTCGTCGGTGAGATCGCTCGCGCCGAGGGCCGAACCGACACCCTCGATCCCTTCGATCGACAGTCCGCTGTCGGAAAGCGAATCGGCGATCGATCCTGCGTCGAGCGTTCGTTCCTCTTCGTCGGTTGTGGTGGTTTCAGTCGTCGTCTGCGTGGTTGTCGTGTCCGTTTCGGTTGGTGTTGTTGTATCCGTTCCAGTCGGGGTTGTCGTGTCTGTGGCCGTCTCTGTGGCTGTTGTGGTTCCTGGTTCGGACGTGTCCGTTTCCGTCCCCGTCGTGGTGGTCGTCGTCTCGGTTGCGGTGGTCGTGGTNNGCGGTGGTCGTTTCCGTCTCGGTTGTCGTCGGCGTGGCAGTCGGGGTTTCCGTTTCGGTCGTCGTTTCTTGGCTGCCAACGTCGAGCGCCGCACCGTCGGTTCCGGTTACTTCGTACACGTCGCCGGCGCTGTCGCTGATCTCGGCCACGTCGAGCGAGAGATCGCTCGATCCGGCTGCGGTGCCTTCGACCGTGACCGTTGCGATCACGACGCTGGCGTCATCGGACAGCGCGTTGCCGAAGTAGATGGCGTCGAAGGAGACGCTGGAGCCATCGTCGGCGATCGCGACGTTCCGGTTCGCCGGCTCGCCGGCGATCGTGAGGTCGGTGATCGTTCCGACGGACGGATCGTCGAGCGCGACGGCTGCGTCGGTCGTGCCGATCCCGCCGTCGGTGTTCTCGACGACGATCTCGTAGGTCGTCGTCTCGCCGGTGTCGACCTGCTGCTCGGCGGGTGAGAGCGAGACGGTGGTGCTGCCGGCCGCGCTGGCGGTGAACGTCACGGCCGAGCCGGCCGAGCCGAGCACGAGAACGGCGAGGACAACGCTGAGAATCGATTTTCGTCGTGTGTCGAGGAGTTTCGTCATTGGATGTGTGGTGAGTGGTGATGTGGGTGCGTGATGAGTTGTGGTGTGGATCCGTGGTGAGTGGCTGTGTAGCGGTTTGGTGGTGTTCTCGATCAGTTAGCGGTCGACCACTCGTCGTAGAGCGCCTGGGCGTCGGCCTGGGTCACGCTGCCGTCGCCGTTGAAGTCGAACGCGTCGACGTTGTTCTGTACCGTCGAGCTGTCGAGGCTGTCGTAGAGCGCCTGGGCGTCGGCCTGGGTTAGTTGGCCATCGCCGTTGACGTCCTCGTACTGTCCGTCGCCGTCGGTGTCGGTCGACGGGTTCTCGAAGTCACCGACAGGACCGGGACCGGTTGCGGTACCGTTCTCGACTGCGACCTCGTCGGGTTGATTCGTCTCGCCGTCCTCGCCTGAAACCGCGTTCGACTCGATCGAGCCGCCGACCGCATCCGAGACGGGATTCTCGGCGGGTTCGAAGCGTACGATCACGACCTGTGGGTCCTCGGTGAGCGCGAGCCGGTTCGAAGCGACCTCGGTGCCGTTCTCGTCGTAGTAGTTGAATCCGCTGGTGTCGCCGCGCTCACCGATCGGCTCGTCGAATCGGAAGTCGAGTGCGTTCTCCTCACTCTCGTTGACCGTCACCGAGACGAGGTCAGGTCTCGTGGAGTTGCCGTCGTTGCTGACCGCAGCCGCCTGCAACGGATTGTTCGTGGCGTCGCTCGCGCCGACACGTTTGACGGTGTTCGCATCGACGAACCCGCGCGCGACGATGCTCTCGTTCGCGTCGTCGTCGAACGCGACGGTGAGCTGTCGGGTGTCGTTCCCGGCGACGATCTTCACGCCGTCGAAGATCTCGCCGCCGTCGGTCCGGACGAGTTGGACATTACCGGCGTCGCCGACCACGTCGATCGGTTCATCGAACGTGAAGTTGACGAACGTCTCCTGGCCGCTGTGTGAGGCGATGTTGCCCGTACAGAACCCGCTCACGGATTCGAGATCGGGCGCGCGTGTCGGCCCTTCACCTGCCGGCCCGAGCGGTTCGCTTTCGCAGGTGTCGTTGCCCGCGGTCACCAGCGCCTCGTCGGGTTTGTTCTTGTCACCGTCCTCGCGGGCGGTGTCGGTGCCGGTCGCAGCGTTAGCGTCAGCCGACCCGCCGACCGCCGTCGAGACCGGATCGGTCGGCTCGAACGCCACCGAGAGCACTCGCGGATCGTCGGTCGTCGCGACCTCCTGGGCGTCGGTCTCGGTTCCGTTCGCGTCGTAGAAGTTGAAGCCGCTGGTGTCGCCGACTTCACTGATCTCTTCGTCGAACTCGAACAGCAGCGCATTGCCTGGCGCGTCGCTCTCGGTGATCGAGACGATGTCGGGGGTCGCGGTGGTGCCGTCGTCGTTGATCGCGGCCGCCTGCTTTGGGTTGAGCGTCACGTCACCCTCACCGAGCCGCTGAACGGTGTTTGCGTCGACGAACCCGCGTGCGATGGTGTCGGGATCGATCCGGCCGGGGAACGGTACCGTGAGCGACGTCGTATCTTCACGGGAGCCGACGATCTCGCCGTTACCGTCCTCGATCGTGCTGTCGAGCGTCACCAGCTGGAAGTTGCCGGGTCCGCCCTGGGTGTCGACTGGCTCGTCGAAGTCGAACTCGACGAGGGTTTGACAACTCTCTGCACCGGGTTTCTCTCGATACGTGAAGTTGTCGATGCCGACGAGATCCGGGGCCTGCGTCGGGCCATCCGCGTTGCCGCCGTCACCCATGTCCGTGGTGCCACCGTCGCCACATCGGCTGAACTCGGGGGCCGATTCGTTGCTCACTACGACCTCGTCCGGCGAGTTCGTTCGGTCGCTATCCGTCTGATTCGAGACCGTTCCCTGCGTAACCGACGCACCGACCGCTGCTGAGACATCGATACTGTCGAAGGACACGTTCACGAGACGTGGCGTCGCCAGCGAGTCAGTTGCGACGTTGCCATCGTACTGGGTCGTGTTTTCAGCGTAAACCTGGAACCCGCCGTCGCTGTTGGCACTAACGGGTTCGTCGAACGCGTAGACGAGGCTGTTGGTGGTCTCGTTGACGGTGACGTTCACCAGGTCCGGGTCGACGGAGTTGCCGTCGTTGGAAACGTCCGCCGTCTGGAGCGGGTTGGTGGTTTCATCGCCTTCGCCCGCCACTCGCACCGTGCTCGGCTGAACGATACCGCGGGCGATGTCCCCCTGACTCACCGATGTAGGGAACGCGACGGTGATCGTTCTCGTCGCGTTGCCGTCGACGATGTTCTGTCCATCCACGACTCCGCTGCCATCGATCGGGACGAGTTCGAAGTTCCCGGCGGAATCAGCGCCCTCGACCGGCTGGTCGAACGTGAAGTCTGCGAAGGTGTAGTTTTCGTCCCCCGCTGTTCCGTTCGTGAAGTTGTCGACCGACTGGAGGTCGGGTGCTTGCGTCGGACCGCTTGCCTGGCCGGCAACGCCACCGGCGAGCACACCCATCCCGACGGCGACCGCACCGATCACGGTCACAGCGAGAACGATACTTGTTAGATATTTCAACGTCTGATCGGAACGCATTTTGTATCCGACCACCCGTATCCTACCTATATCTTGTGCTTGCAGTAGCGCTCTATCCCAGGACAAAAATTGTTCTCTTGTCCGTGTGAAGTCGTCGAGCTCCCGATAAACGGGACGGAACGAATCGTCGACCGGGTGATGGAATTGGCTCGAGATCACGTCGCCCGCTCCCACTGAACACGAGTTGCTTACGTGGGTTCCCATGTGACTTCGATCGCCACCTCGTTCCTCCGGAGGAACGGTGGCGTTCCCGGCGCATCGTAGCCGAGAGAAAATGGCTCACCGACAGGTGTGACGTCTGCTCTGGAGAGCGTCTGAAGGAGTTTGGATTGCTGACGTTTCGTCCGCCAGTCGGTCGCCCACCACGAGAATCGCCGCGCTGCGACCGAGCGTGGCTCCTCGATAGCGAGCGAGACGGCCGA
Proteins encoded:
- a CDS encoding dockerin type I domain-containing protein, which translates into the protein MTVIGAVAVGMGVLAGGVAGQASGPTQAPDLQSVDNFTNGTAGDENYTFADFTFDQPVEGADSAGNFELVPIDGSGVVDGQNIVDGNATRTITVAFPTSVSQGDIARGIVQPSTVRVAGEGDETTNPLQTADVSNDGNSVDPDLVNVTVNETTNSLVYAFDEPVSANSDGGFQVYAENTTQYDGNVATDSLATPRLVNVSFDSIDVSAAVGASVTQGTVSNQTDSDRTNSPDEVVVSNESAPEFSRCGDGGTTDMGDGGNADGPTQAPDLVGIDNFTYREKPGAESCQTLVEFDFDEPVDTQGGPGNFQLVTLDSTIEDGNGEIVGSREDTTSLTVPFPGRIDPDTIARGFVDANTVQRLGEGDVTLNPKQAAAINDDGTTATPDIVSITESDAPGNALLFEFDEEISEVGDTSGFNFYDANGTETDAQEVATTDDPRVLSVAFEPTDPVSTAVGGSADANAATGTDTAREDGDKNKPDEALVTAGNDTCESEPLGPAGEGPTRAPDLESVSGFCTGNIASHSGQETFVNFTFDEPIDVVGDAGNVQLVRTDGGEIFDGVKIVAGNDTRQLTVAFDDDANESIVARGFVDANTVKRVGASDATNNPLQAAAVSNDGNSTRPDLVSVTVNESEENALDFRFDEPIGERGDTSGFNYYDENGTEVASNRLALTEDPQVVIVRFEPAENPVSDAVGGSIESNAVSGEDGETNQPDEVAVENGTATGPGPVGDFENPSTDTDGDGQYEDVNGDGQLTQADAQALYDSLDSSTVQNNVDAFDFNGDGSVTQADAQALYDEWSTAN
- a CDS encoding extracellular solute-binding protein gives rise to the protein MTRRGGDDTTANGRDRGREQGDSSGVGRRWFLRSSGAAAGAALLAGCSSSGNGSDGNASGSNSSGNGSTGNGSSGNGTGGSDNATTGGNTTGNATASGPLGVESFRGSGPLVESRPPLDGTRIAELPDLSGTLSIYLGGGEGGLYTEFLDLLGQMYPDFNVELRTASSAQLANTLITEVNSGSTNADVFWAIDVGALGVVADNDATVELPTDVVEPVPESFRPDNQWVGVAGRARSVPFNTDTLSADQIPNKVQRFTDAQPLEGSMGWAPTYGSFQSFITAMRLLRGEQGAKSWLRGMQQQGISEYPDEFLISNAVADGELAAGFANHYYALRVKAARPDAPIELAFTKGDAGALINAAGVEIVKGTQRRELATNFIRHLLTAEAQEFFATRTFAYPMVPGVPPVGGLPTIDELNPPQLDLAKLSNLEPTLTLMREVGVL
- a CDS encoding alpha-1,4-glucan-protein synthase, which translates into the protein MTADICVIVPTIREYECMRSYAENARQHGFDTDRLHVVLVTEDFCETDAMASMLDELDLTGEVFDGTAREEWYAEQGVADFSHLVPAASHAETSFGLLYLWANEFEYGIFIDDDTRPDPEDDFFGGHLANLAYEGEIESVRSDEQWVNVLHRNADDHGLYPRGYPYSAMDETVETERTHVDSVVASQGLWTHVPDLDAARILADGDLRGQSETRLSREDFGEDFVASESQYLTVCSMNLAFRREVIPAFYQLPMDDNPWDVGRFDDIWSGVFLKRACDVLDTEIITGGPLCEHHKAPRSTFDDLRSELPALECNEHLWAIVDDAAEGADSYAGAYAAMADALVAGEFEEFEEFENGEFLTYVGEHMHDWLDCLEELDPGSVATHAAATADD